A genomic segment from Nicotiana sylvestris chromosome 1, ASM39365v2, whole genome shotgun sequence encodes:
- the LOC104221156 gene encoding histone deacetylase 19, protein MDTGGNSLPSGADGKKRKVSYFYDPEVGNYYYGQGHPMKPHRIRMTHALLAHYGLLQHMNVLKPNPARDKDLCRFHADDYVAFLRNITPETQQDQLRQLKRFNVGEDCPVFDGLYSFCQTYAGGSVGGAVKLNHGHCDIAVNWAGGLHHAKKCEASGFCYVNDIVLAILELLKVHERVLYVDIDIHHGDGVEEAFYTTDRVMTVSFHKFGDYFPGTGDVRDIGFGKGKYYSLNVPLDDGIDDESYQSLFKPIMGKVMEVFKPGAVVLQCGADSLSGDRLGCFNLSIKGHAECVKYMRSFNVPLLLLGGGGYTIRNVARCWCYETGVALGIELEDKMPPHEYYEYFGPDYTLHVAPSNMENKNSRQILEDIRSKLLDNLSTLQHAPSVQFQERPPDTELPEADEDQEDADSRWDPDSDTNDEDRKPIPSRVRRENVEPEGKGAEDMKTEERLREVESTFAESTSLKGGNSGSVMIDGGQIKMEQGSSNKPFDQPADTNS, encoded by the exons ATGGATACTGGAGGAAACTCCTTACCATCTGGTGCAGATGGTAAGAAGAGAAAAGTGAGTTATTTCTATGATCCTGAAGTTGGCAATTACTATTATGGACAAGGCCACCCGATGAAGCCACATAGAATCCGTATGACACATGCTCTTCTTGCCCACTATGGTCTATTACAACATATGAATGTTCTGAAGCCAAATCCCGCTAGAGATAAGGATCTCTGCCGGTTTCATGCTGATGATTATGTTGCTTTCTTGAGAAACATAACCCCTGAGACACAACAAGATCAGCTGAGGCAGCTGAAGAGGTTCAATGTTGGGGAAGACTGTCCAGTTTTTGATGGTCTTTATTCCTTCTGTCAAACCTATGCTGGAGGTTCTGTTGGTGGGGCAGTTAAGTTAAACCATGGACACTGTGATATTGCCGTAAACTGGGCTGGTGGATTACATCACGCCAAGAAATGTGAAGCTTCTGGTTTCTGCTATGTCAACGACATTGTGCTTGCCATTTTGGAGCTACTCAAAGTCCATGAG AGAGTTTTGTATGTGGATATTGATATCCATCACGGTGATGGTGTGGAGGAGGCTTTTTATACCACAGATAGGGTCATGACAGTTTCCTTTCATAAATTTGGAGATTACTTTCCCGGTACAGGGGATGTACGTGATATTGGATTTGGAAAGGGAAAATACTACTCTCTTAATGTTCCACTAGATGATGGAATTGATGATGAGAGCTATCAGTCCCTCTTTAAGCCAATAATGGGCAAAGTGATGGAAGTTTTCAAGCCTGGTGCTGTGGTCTTACAGTGCGGTGCAGATTCCTTATCTGGGGATAGGCTAGGCTGCTTTAATCTCTCTATTAAAGGACATGCAGAATGTGTCAAATACATGAGGTCTTTCAATGTGCCTCTGCTGTTGCTTGGTGGAGGAGGCTACACAATACGTAATGTTGCTCGTTGCTGGTGTTACGAA ACAGGAGTTGCATTAGGTATAGAGCTTGAAGATAAGATGCCGCCAcatgaatattatgaatattttGGTCCAGATTATACCCTGCATGTTGCTCCAAGTAACATGGAGAACAAAAATTCTCGTCAGATTTTAGAAGATATAAGATCAAAGCTGCTTGATAATCTTTCAACACTTCAGCATGCCCCAAGTGTACAGTTCCAGGAGCGACCACCAGATACCGAATTACCTGAG GCTGATGAAGATCAGGAGGATGCAGATTCAAGATGGGATCCTGATTCTGACACAAATGATGAAGACCG TAAGCCCATTCCTAGCAGAGTGAGGAGGGAAAATGTTGAACCTGAAGGAAAAGGCGCG GAAGATATGAAAACAGAGGAGCGTCTAAGAGAAGTAGAGTCGACATTTGCAGAATCAACAAGCTTGAAG GGTGGCAATTCAGGTTCTGTAATGATAGATGGAGGACAAATTAAAATGGAACAAGGAAGCTCTAACAAGCCTTTTGATCAACCAGCTGATACTAATTCTTGA